The proteins below come from a single Jaculus jaculus isolate mJacJac1 chromosome 12, mJacJac1.mat.Y.cur, whole genome shotgun sequence genomic window:
- the LOC101595015 gene encoding 10 kDa heat shock protein, mitochondrial-like — MAGQAFRKFLPLFDRVLVERSAAETVTKGGIMLPEKSQGKVLQATVVAVGSGSKEKCGEIQPVSVKVGDKVLLPEYGGTKVVLDDKDYFLFRDGDILGRYVD, encoded by the coding sequence ATGGCGGGACAAGCATTTAGAAAGTTCCTTCCGCTCTTTGACAGAGTGTTGGTGGAAAGGAGTGCAGCTGAAACTGTAACCAAAGGTGGCATTATGCTTCCAGAAAAATCTCAAGGAAAAGTATTGCAAGCAACAGTAGTAGCTGTGGGATCAGGCTCTAAAGAAAAGTGTGGAGAGATCCAACCAGTTAGTGTGAAAGTTGGAGATAAAGTTCTTCTTCCAGAATATGGAGGCACTAAAGTAGTTCTAGATGACaaggattattttttatttagagatGGTGACATTCTTGGCAGGTATGTAGACTGA